One genomic region from Prunus persica cultivar Lovell chromosome G3, Prunus_persica_NCBIv2, whole genome shotgun sequence encodes:
- the LOC18766115 gene encoding double-stranded RNA-binding protein 1 isoform X2, translating into MYKSKLQELCQQRKWRLPKYNATKLGLDHNPRFSASVTINSVAFDTVQLFSSSKEAQNDAARLAFAHFSDPQPRHTNRSPSPSSFPQPSLPASSALPSTTSINLTDTHDTKQTLQPEIQETHENSYVPVEFSGIASGGNSQANGSTLGIEDGNRLRALPSTAGTNLTGTHGTKQTLQPKIQETHETSYVPVQFGGIASGGNSQANGSTLGIEDGNRLRALPSTVGTNLTGTHDTKQTLQPKIQETHETSCVPVEFSGIASGGNSQANGSTLGIEDGNRLRALPSTASTNLTGTRDTKQTLQPKIQETHETSYVPVEFSGIASGGNSQANGSTLGIEDGNQLRALPSTVGPILTGTHDTKQTLQPKIQETHETSYVPVQFSGIASGGNSQANGSTLDIEDGNRLRDIQHLYKNQLQTYAHKRNLLLPVYSCEREGPPHANRYKCRVTIDEHTYEGQEFLPTMKEAEHAVAKVALMSLLPNGIQEDYIGLYKNVLQELIQKEGFSMPVYSTKNSGEVHVPIFVSTVEIEGETFTGSEARSKKQAEMSAAKVAYHTLRERKSSKIPLVRPPAQKGLEMPEILSSSFQSNLATDLQKGRPNTPMIVSLSAITREQTMENSVTAEGNSHHPATVSSRPDALTTSSGFSSSDILYGRAQESNSSSLSESQNGSSSTLPSDTSTNLAMDSTLEPPAKRSMYNKVSVYPYKSDMKFPEGNTVLPTSDEKWVALSHT; encoded by the exons ATGTACAAGTCGAAGCTGCAGGAGCTGTGCCAGCAGAGGAAATGGCGCTTGCCCAAGTACAACGCCACAAAGCTTGGCCTCGACCACAACCCTCGCTTCTCAGCCTCCGTCACCATCAACAGCGTCGCCTTCGACACGGTGCAACTCTTCAGCTCCTCCAAGGAAGCCCAAAACGACGCCGCTAGACTTGCCTTCGCTCACTTCTCTGATCCGCAACCCAGACATACCAATCGCAGTCCCAGCCCCTCATCATTCCCTCAACCTTCTCTTCCCGCTTCCTCAG CACTTCCTTCAACAACGAGCATCAATTTGACTGATACACATGACACAAAACAGACATTGCAACCAGAGATTCAAGAAACACATGAAAATTCTTACGTGCCAGTTGAGTTCAGTGGTATAGCATCAGGTGGCAATTCTCAAGCGAATGGCAGCACATTGGGTATTGAAGATGGTAATCGATTGAGAg CACTTCCTTCAACAGCGGGCACCAATTTGACTGGTACACATGGCACAAAACAGACATTGCAACCAAAGATTCAAGAAACACATGAAACTTCTTACGTGCCAGTTCAGTTCGGTGGTATAGCATCAGGTGGCAATTCTCAGGCGAATGGCAGCACATTGGGTATTGAAGATGGCAATCGATTGAGAG CACTTCCTTCAACAGTGGGCACCAATTTGACTGGTACACATGACACAAAACAGACGTTGCAACCAAAGATTCAAGAAACACATGAAACTTCTTGCGTGCCAGTTGAGTTCAGTGGTATAGCGTCAGGTGGCAATTCTCAGGCGAATGGCAGCACATTGGGTATTGAAGATGGTAATCGATTGAGAG CACTTCCTTCAACAGCGAGCACCAATTTGACTGGTACACGTGACACAAAACAGACATTGCAACCAAAGATTCAAGAAACACATGAAACTTCTTACGTGCCAGTTGAGTTCAGTGGTATAGCATCAGGTGGCAATTCTCAGGCGAATGGCAGCACATTGGGTATTGAAGATGGTAATCAATTGAGAG CACTTCCTTCAACAGTGGGCCCCATTTTGACTGGTACACATGACACAAAACAGACATTGCAACCAAAGATTCAAGAAACACATGAAACTTCTTACGTGCCAGTTCAGTTCAGTGGTATAGCATCAGGTGGCAATTCTCAGGCGAATGGCAGCACATTGGATATTGAAGATGGTAATCGATTGAGAG ATATACAGCATTTGTACAAGAACCAACTGCAGACTTATGCACATAAGAGAAATCTTCTTCTACCTGTGTACAGTTGTGAGCGGGAGGGTCCGCCTCATGCCAATCGTTACAAGTGTAGGGTAACAATTGATGAACATACCTATGAGGGTCAAGAGTTTCTTCCTACAATGAAGGAAGCTGAACATGCAGTTGCAAAAGTTGCTTTGATGTCCCTGTTGCCAAATGGAATACAAGAG GATTATATCGGTTTATACAAAAACGTTTTACAAGAATTAATCCAGAAAGAAGGTTTTTCTATGCCAGTCTATAGCACAAAGAATTCTGGCGAAGTTCATGTgccaatttttgtttcaactgTGGAGATAGAAGGAGAAACTTTTACAGGTTCAGAAGCAAGAAGCAAGAAGCAGGCAGAGATGAGTGCGGCAAAGGTTGCTTACCATACCTTGAGAGAGC GTAAGTCAAGTAAGATCCCTTTGGTCCGGCCCCCTGCTCAGAAGGGGCTAGAAATGCCAGAGATCTTATCTTCAAGCTTTCAGTCAAACCTAGCTACTGATTTACAAAAAGGCAGGCCTAACACCCCCATGATCGTAAGTCTGAGTGCGATTACTAGGGAACAGACGATGGAGAATAGTG TAACTGCAGAAGGGAACAGTCATCATCCTGCCACAGTATCTTCACGACCTGATGCTCTTACGACAAGCAGTGGATTCTCGTCTTCTGACATTCTTTATGGCCGTGCACAGGAGTCAAACAGTTCTAGCCTCTCTGAGTCCCAAAATGGCTCTTCTTCAACTTTGCCTTCTGATACCTCCACTAACTTAGCTATGGACTCTACTCTTGAGCCTCCAGCTAAAAGGAGCATGTATAACAAGGTTTCTGTTTATCCATACAAGTCAGATATGAAATTTCCTGAGGGAAACACTGTGCTGCCCACGAGTGATGAAAAGTGGGTTGCTTTGTCGCACACCTGA